In the genome of Thermosphaera aggregans DSM 11486, one region contains:
- a CDS encoding ECF transporter S component — translation MVAGVQETRRIINIVVFTVLVYSATVALQIYQPITGGYFNLGESMIYLAALLTEPIVAAFAGGVGAALADISTGYGLFAPGTLVIKFAEGYIAGYLVKRFGKIYRPFYSMLAGGFLTAGLLLFGIFFYSGEVYIGPGEWAGVPLETPILNIPVWAWIIIAFVIGGLATYGLSKNIVNFSESIALLIGGIIMVMGYFLYEYFVSNPLTGRPPVNAVFEIPVNVGQALVGVAVSIPVASWLRRAGFFEKE, via the coding sequence ATGGTTGCGGGCGTCCAGGAGACAAGGAGAATAATTAATATTGTCGTGTTTACTGTTCTCGTATACTCAGCCACAGTTGCCCTTCAGATATATCAACCAATAACAGGAGGGTATTTCAATCTTGGAGAGTCAATGATATATCTCGCAGCCCTGTTAACCGAGCCAATTGTTGCAGCCTTCGCTGGAGGTGTTGGAGCGGCTTTAGCGGATATTTCTACAGGATATGGATTGTTCGCCCCCGGCACACTAGTGATAAAATTCGCTGAAGGCTATATTGCTGGATATCTCGTTAAGAGGTTTGGAAAAATCTACAGGCCCTTCTACTCTATGCTCGCGGGAGGCTTTCTAACAGCTGGCTTACTCTTATTTGGAATATTCTTCTATTCTGGAGAAGTTTATATTGGACCTGGTGAATGGGCTGGAGTACCTCTTGAAACGCCAATCTTAAATATACCCGTATGGGCGTGGATAATAATAGCCTTTGTAATAGGAGGGCTTGCTACATACGGGTTATCTAAGAATATTGTTAACTTTTCTGAATCAATAGCCTTACTGATAGGGGGTATAATAATGGTAATGGGCTATTTTCTCTATGAATATTTCGTGTCGAACCCGCTGACGGGCAGGCCTCCAGTAAACGCCGTATTTGAAATACCTGTGAATGTTGGCCAAGCATTAGTGGGGGTTGCGGTCTCAATACCGGTGGCTTCTTGGTTGAGGAGAGCTGGATTTTTTGAAAAAGAATAA
- a CDS encoding ATP-binding cassette domain-containing protein, translating to MQPVIYAEIREAGYPNGFTIRNVELELYPGELLVIAGESGSGKTTLVRVLTGTIELVGGYYRGKVLIGNTPINEISPDEFYSKVAYIPQEPWFALIGYSVETEYCHSLAVAGHTCEFFDLMKLGLGRKLKNPTYGLSAGETQRLIWAESLARDSSIFILDEPLVYIDRYAREMLQSVVKTTLKDGKAVVVVDHNPLFWKDLASKIIYLQNGQPIYSGQWRNDLISHSLTFNRGVRSSDEVAIRVENIWFKYPGGEYLFRDFSLSIKGKIITGLTGPNGSGKSTLLKIMAGVLKPKRGKVIGKGKRIYIPENPLLYFTKPTPWEELYYASNGDESKLLDIAERFNLKKVLHRPLARLSSGERRRVALASAFLSKYQIYLLDEPTGGLDDASSREVLEHLTEMADSGLTIILSTHDERVFRILDETVEVGGE from the coding sequence ATGCAACCGGTTATTTATGCTGAAATAAGAGAGGCGGGATATCCAAACGGCTTTACTATCAGAAACGTGGAGCTGGAGCTGTATCCGGGAGAGTTACTAGTGATTGCTGGAGAGTCGGGAAGCGGGAAGACCACTTTAGTGAGGGTTTTAACAGGGACAATAGAGCTTGTAGGAGGGTATTACAGAGGCAAGGTATTGATAGGGAACACTCCTATTAACGAGATCTCTCCCGACGAGTTCTATTCTAAAGTCGCATATATTCCGCAGGAACCGTGGTTCGCCCTAATAGGCTATTCCGTGGAAACAGAATACTGCCATTCGTTAGCGGTAGCAGGACACACTTGCGAGTTCTTTGACTTAATGAAGCTCGGACTCGGAAGAAAGTTGAAAAATCCGACATATGGATTAAGCGCTGGAGAGACGCAAAGATTGATATGGGCTGAGTCGTTAGCCAGAGATTCTTCGATATTTATTTTGGACGAACCCCTTGTCTATATTGATAGATACGCTAGGGAAATGCTACAAAGTGTCGTTAAAACAACCCTTAAAGATGGAAAGGCTGTGGTAGTGGTTGATCATAATCCATTATTCTGGAAGGACTTGGCATCTAAAATCATTTACCTTCAAAACGGGCAACCTATTTATTCCGGCCAATGGAGGAACGATCTCATATCTCACTCCTTAACGTTTAATCGTGGTGTAAGAAGTAGTGATGAGGTGGCTATTAGGGTTGAAAACATATGGTTTAAATACCCCGGGGGAGAGTACTTGTTCAGGGATTTCTCACTAAGTATTAAGGGGAAAATTATAACAGGACTTACAGGACCCAACGGTTCTGGTAAATCGACTTTATTGAAAATAATGGCCGGAGTGTTAAAGCCTAAAAGAGGCAAAGTAATTGGAAAGGGGAAACGTATATACATTCCGGAAAACCCGCTTCTCTACTTCACCAAGCCCACGCCTTGGGAGGAACTCTACTACGCAAGCAACGGGGATGAATCGAAACTACTTGACATAGCTGAACGCTTCAATCTTAAGAAAGTATTGCATCGCCCGCTTGCAAGGCTCAGCTCAGGTGAGAGGAGAAGGGTTGCTCTAGCTTCCGCGTTTCTATCAAAATATCAAATCTACCTACTGGATGAGCCTACAGGAGGGCTTGATGATGCTAGCTCCCGAGAGGTTTTAGAGCATCTTACAGAAATGGCTGATTCAGGTTTAACAATCATTCTCTCAACCCACGATGAGAGGGTTTTCAGAATTCTTGACGAGACAGTGGAGGTGGGCGGCGAGTGA
- a CDS encoding TldD/PmbA family protein codes for MELDFDSIVNYGIKLGAEFIDLRYQEHLYESIVLDNGVVRDAGVSFTRGLGVRVIIGDRVGYSFTNIMSDENLKLTVEKAVKIARYTGSYGSVVSMEARNMVKDRIVSHYGIDPFDIDYTEKIEILNLVHKKLREFKEISSITLPYAFEKDRRVYVSSNGDFVDFTRRMIGFGLRLVAHSNNTYESLSVSESTVGGWEFFKAFDLEEYAASNARLLIESLTAPHVHPGRYDIVLDNEMVGLMLHEAFGHATEGDIVEAGGSVLAGRIGEQVASELVTIVDDGRVPGGVYVPYDDEGTPKLKVFSVENGVLKSFLHSRSTAKSLGGTPTGNARVMSYNHSILVRQTNTYMLPRDWGVEEMIRDMRRGIYVKGKGALGGEVNPLTGSFTFTSGPSYIIEKGEPVKLVKGVMLSGIILDTLKRVDAVGKDLVVKTSVFGGCGKSGQMVRVGDGGPHVRVRGFVLGG; via the coding sequence ATGGAGTTGGATTTTGACTCAATAGTCAATTATGGAATCAAATTGGGGGCGGAATTTATTGACTTAAGATATCAAGAACACTTGTATGAAAGTATAGTCCTAGATAATGGGGTTGTAAGGGATGCTGGTGTATCTTTTACCAGAGGATTAGGCGTGCGCGTTATAATTGGGGATAGAGTTGGCTACTCCTTCACAAACATCATGTCCGATGAGAATCTGAAGCTTACGGTTGAGAAAGCGGTGAAAATAGCGAGATACACAGGATCATACGGTAGCGTTGTCTCGATGGAAGCTCGTAATATGGTTAAAGACAGAATTGTAAGCCATTACGGGATAGATCCGTTTGATATTGATTATACTGAGAAAATCGAGATTCTTAACCTAGTGCATAAGAAGTTGAGGGAGTTTAAGGAGATTTCAAGTATAACGCTTCCCTACGCTTTTGAAAAGGATAGACGTGTCTATGTTTCGAGCAACGGGGACTTTGTCGATTTCACGCGTAGAATGATTGGTTTTGGGCTAAGATTAGTTGCGCACTCGAACAATACTTACGAATCCCTTTCAGTATCTGAATCTACGGTAGGAGGCTGGGAGTTTTTCAAGGCCTTTGACTTAGAGGAATATGCTGCCTCAAACGCAAGGCTCTTAATAGAATCACTGACCGCTCCCCACGTTCACCCAGGAAGGTATGATATTGTCCTTGATAATGAGATGGTTGGTTTAATGCTTCACGAAGCCTTCGGTCATGCCACCGAGGGGGATATAGTAGAAGCTGGCGGGAGTGTTCTAGCCGGAAGGATTGGTGAGCAAGTGGCCAGTGAGCTGGTAACTATAGTTGATGATGGGCGGGTTCCCGGTGGAGTTTACGTTCCCTATGATGATGAAGGCACGCCGAAACTCAAGGTTTTCTCGGTGGAAAACGGTGTATTGAAATCATTTCTACATAGCCGCTCAACGGCCAAATCGCTGGGAGGGACTCCCACAGGCAATGCTAGAGTTATGTCATACAATCACTCGATCCTTGTAAGGCAGACGAATACTTACATGTTGCCTCGTGATTGGGGGGTTGAGGAGATGATTAGGGATATGAGAAGAGGGATATACGTGAAGGGAAAAGGAGCTCTTGGAGGTGAGGTTAATCCTTTAACAGGATCATTCACTTTCACCAGTGGTCCTAGCTACATTATTGAAAAGGGGGAGCCGGTTAAACTAGTAAAAGGAGTTATGCTCTCAGGAATTATCTTAGATACTTTGAAAAGAGTTGACGCGGTTGGAAAAGACTTGGTCGTGAAAACAAGCGTTTTCGGCGGGTGCGGTAAGAGTGGTCAAATGGTCAGGGTTGGAGACGGGGGGCCTCATGTTAGGGTTAGGGGGTTCGTACTGGGTGGTTAG
- a CDS encoding TldD/PmbA family protein, whose product MDVDFLLNKGKTIGLEGLEVYMVETELLNLTISSDKVREVSSSKTFSIGVRGYIDKRVAGVTINDENLRVDAAFEKLSSLIKTSVEDPNWAGFPPPRKGFINVICRDNRIIHTDYAETMKTIKDLMEIMKDEAIREGAERAIVAEGMTRLGVQKITTANSEGVHVQDECTVFSTFMVLKTVTGKGESDKSFWIMNRRFDLAELESLGRDTARLSLMFGGGRKIENGEYDLILMPQAAVGIIASTLIPAFSALNILEGRSPLRGKLESKVLAEEVGVSDNPELPLEIGSRRFDDEGMPTSSKVLIKDGVLKQVLHNYYTSSRMKLENVGNGFRRNPSSPTTPYPTNFFVHPGEVKLEDLQREVKKALIVYETIGQWMSNPFNGNVKATATHALLVENGEVKGPAKGVLVTGNIYEWLGNKLNGLGRETFTSEGIVAPGVWVEKVKVATE is encoded by the coding sequence ATGGATGTTGACTTCCTCTTGAATAAAGGCAAAACAATAGGGCTCGAGGGTTTAGAAGTATATATGGTTGAAACGGAATTGCTAAACCTTACTATTTCAAGCGACAAGGTTAGAGAAGTTTCGTCCTCGAAAACTTTTTCAATAGGTGTTAGAGGCTACATAGATAAAAGAGTAGCTGGAGTGACCATTAACGATGAAAATTTAAGAGTTGACGCGGCCTTCGAGAAACTTTCTTCATTAATTAAAACAAGCGTAGAAGATCCTAACTGGGCGGGTTTTCCACCGCCGCGCAAGGGTTTCATCAACGTCATTTGTCGAGACAATAGAATAATTCATACCGACTATGCTGAAACAATGAAAACGATTAAAGATTTAATGGAGATTATGAAGGATGAAGCGATTAGGGAAGGGGCTGAGAGAGCCATCGTTGCTGAGGGAATGACCAGGCTCGGGGTTCAAAAAATAACCACTGCGAATTCCGAAGGTGTTCACGTACAAGACGAATGCACTGTATTTTCCACGTTTATGGTTTTGAAAACTGTAACCGGGAAGGGGGAGTCGGATAAGTCTTTCTGGATAATGAACAGAAGGTTCGATTTAGCCGAGCTAGAATCTCTCGGAAGAGATACAGCTAGGTTGTCACTCATGTTTGGAGGTGGCAGGAAAATAGAGAATGGTGAATACGATTTAATTCTCATGCCGCAAGCAGCCGTAGGGATCATAGCATCCACCCTCATACCAGCGTTCTCCGCGTTGAACATTCTGGAAGGCAGGAGCCCGCTTAGGGGTAAACTGGAATCCAAGGTGCTTGCCGAAGAGGTAGGCGTTTCGGACAATCCGGAACTCCCGTTAGAAATTGGGAGTAGGAGGTTTGATGATGAGGGCATGCCCACTAGCAGTAAGGTTTTGATCAAGGATGGCGTGTTGAAACAGGTACTGCACAATTACTATACTTCCTCACGAATGAAGCTTGAAAATGTGGGCAATGGTTTCAGACGAAACCCGTCTTCCCCGACAACCCCATATCCAACAAACTTCTTCGTCCACCCAGGTGAAGTTAAGTTGGAGGACTTACAGCGCGAGGTGAAGAAGGCCTTAATAGTTTACGAGACGATCGGGCAGTGGATGAGTAATCCGTTCAATGGTAATGTGAAAGCCACAGCAACCCATGCATTGTTAGTAGAGAACGGGGAAGTTAAAGGCCCTGCTAAGGGCGTACTAGTAACTGGGAATATCTACGAGTGGCTTGGAAACAAACTAAATGGTCTTGGAAGGGAAACCTTCACATCAGAAGGGATTGTAGCTCCTGGAGTATGGGTTGAAAAAGTAAAAGTTGCAACCGAATAG
- a CDS encoding biotin--[acetyl-CoA-carboxylase] ligase — MMGREGEEFSLLLELLKLLSESEKITPTIAERELGLTREEYETLVSVLKKYFMLREEKDTVILYRGDNLKALHPWGWNYVYRIIVGSTMNMARKFPPWSVVIAEYQVYGKGRHGKTWIGSLGGLWVTYKIRLQAHLAQFLPIAVPVLLTRILGEQFKMNALIKWPNDIVVKDKKLAGILVEAEASGSDMMGYIGLGVNINNDPPLETATSLKELIGSLVPRNRVCSKLTGWISRIDKLVEKPELLRLEYLEKLSTLGKRVRIMVKDGEIVGNATSISELGELIVETASGSVKVSSSEALKVIHLD, encoded by the coding sequence ATGATGGGCAGAGAAGGTGAAGAATTCTCATTACTACTGGAATTATTGAAACTGCTTTCAGAAAGTGAAAAAATAACTCCGACCATTGCTGAAAGAGAGCTAGGTTTAACAAGAGAGGAATATGAAACCCTGGTTTCGGTTCTTAAGAAATACTTCATGCTTAGGGAGGAAAAAGACACCGTGATTTTATACAGAGGTGACAATCTCAAGGCGCTTCATCCATGGGGCTGGAACTACGTTTACAGAATAATTGTGGGATCAACGATGAACATGGCTAGGAAGTTCCCTCCGTGGAGCGTTGTGATTGCTGAATACCAGGTTTACGGTAAGGGTCGTCACGGGAAAACGTGGATTGGAAGCCTGGGAGGCTTATGGGTCACCTATAAGATACGGCTTCAAGCTCATTTGGCACAATTTCTACCGATAGCTGTTCCTGTTCTTCTCACACGAATTCTAGGAGAACAGTTTAAGATGAATGCTTTGATTAAATGGCCCAATGACATAGTTGTGAAAGATAAGAAGTTGGCAGGAATCTTGGTGGAAGCAGAGGCCTCTGGCTCTGACATGATGGGATATATCGGGTTAGGCGTTAACATCAACAATGACCCTCCATTGGAGACTGCCACGAGCCTTAAAGAACTCATCGGGTCGTTGGTGCCTAGAAACAGAGTATGTAGCAAGCTGACCGGATGGATATCCAGAATAGATAAGCTTGTTGAAAAACCAGAGCTTCTAAGACTCGAATACCTTGAAAAACTATCAACCCTTGGTAAAAGAGTTAGAATTATGGTGAAAGATGGTGAGATAGTGGGAAATGCGACATCTATATCGGAATTAGGTGAATTAATCGTGGAGACGGCATCCGGGAGCGTGAAAGTCTCATCCTCTGAAGCGTTAAAAGTTATTCATTTGGATTAA
- a CDS encoding YkgJ family cysteine cluster protein translates to MGGSRFTCTSCGLCCTLSPVSLLPHEDMTLRFLANKYNLKYKSSPGYKMYDEISGYNLAFSYIMDLIDGKCTFLKNNLCLIHDVSKPLICRSYPFVPKQVKYYVDNINRNVYAVVEHGLSMKCPVVSRDVGKLNHVENPYRLAYFYTPKEFLASLEMERARNIYFELLSTLWKKGLVGLAEERPGAPVINLYQFLRTYFPEMPNLLNVKPFRDKMG, encoded by the coding sequence ATGGGGGGTTCAAGATTTACCTGCACATCCTGTGGACTGTGCTGCACGCTTTCGCCCGTGTCCCTACTCCCTCATGAAGACATGACTCTACGCTTCCTTGCGAACAAGTATAATCTCAAGTATAAAAGTTCACCAGGTTACAAGATGTATGATGAAATCAGCGGGTACAACCTTGCTTTTAGCTACATCATGGATCTTATTGATGGTAAGTGTACTTTTCTCAAAAACAATTTATGCTTAATACATGACGTTTCAAAACCATTGATATGTAGAAGCTACCCTTTCGTTCCAAAGCAGGTTAAATACTACGTTGATAATATTAACCGAAACGTTTACGCCGTGGTTGAGCACGGCTTGAGCATGAAATGTCCAGTTGTAAGCAGAGATGTGGGGAAGCTAAATCATGTTGAAAACCCTTATAGGCTCGCATATTTCTACACACCCAAAGAGTTTTTAGCATCCCTTGAAATGGAGAGGGCGAGAAACATTTATTTCGAGCTTTTGTCGACTCTATGGAAAAAGGGGCTTGTGGGTCTAGCTGAAGAGAGGCCGGGCGCTCCCGTGATAAACCTGTACCAATTCCTTAGAACCTACTTTCCCGAGATGCCTAACTTATTAAATGTTAAACCCTTTAGAGATAAAATGGGATAA
- a CDS encoding nicotinamide-nucleotide adenylyltransferase, with protein sequence MKRCLMIARFQPFHYGHLKAIKYCYEKFDEVIVTVGMASQSHTPENPFTCGERLVMIRESLKWSGLDLSRIVTVTLPTMEVNRAAVHNVKLYSPPFTHVITLNPIIQQLFREEGYDVIIPPLEDRNLYSGSYIRHLMVNGNSEWKKLVPPPVASFIEEIKGVERIIMLHKERLPGYYATA encoded by the coding sequence ATGAAAAGATGCTTGATGATCGCTAGGTTCCAACCATTCCACTACGGTCATTTAAAAGCAATAAAATACTGCTATGAGAAGTTCGATGAGGTCATCGTGACCGTGGGAATGGCTAGTCAAAGCCACACGCCTGAAAATCCTTTCACATGTGGGGAAAGATTGGTTATGATACGGGAGTCACTTAAATGGTCTGGGCTTGACTTGTCGAGAATAGTAACAGTAACTCTGCCAACAATGGAGGTTAACAGGGCAGCAGTGCATAACGTGAAACTTTATAGTCCCCCTTTTACACACGTTATCACGTTAAACCCTATTATTCAGCAATTGTTCAGGGAAGAGGGCTATGATGTTATAATACCTCCTCTTGAAGATAGAAATTTGTACAGCGGTTCCTACATAAGACACTTGATGGTGAATGGAAATTCCGAGTGGAAGAAACTAGTCCCGCCACCAGTGGCCTCGTTTATAGAGGAGATAAAAGGCGTAGAAAGAATAATTATGCTTCACAAGGAGAGACTGCCCGGATACTACGCCACAGCTTAG
- a CDS encoding peptidase M50 yields the protein MDLDELLSFTVASLSIGFVFASNQLYRLNVTPFIIMFLIAVASVISHEVAHRQVARVLNCYSRFVLHPVGLLITLASSLPFVPIKFIMPGVTVIMPRTYDHLELRRIEGVTSVAGPVVNIILATLGFLLINLYSTVLDSYLGYAYYLVYVNAWIALFNLLPIPPLDGSKVFKWNPVVYLLSLGVSIWLFLMMAIY from the coding sequence ATGGATTTGGACGAGCTTTTATCATTTACCGTTGCCTCGTTATCGATAGGGTTCGTATTCGCATCGAACCAATTATACCGTTTGAACGTTACTCCCTTTATCATAATGTTTTTGATAGCTGTTGCATCCGTGATCAGCCATGAGGTTGCTCACAGGCAAGTCGCTAGAGTGTTGAATTGCTACAGCAGGTTTGTTCTGCATCCAGTAGGGTTGTTAATAACTCTTGCGAGCTCACTTCCATTCGTGCCTATAAAGTTTATAATGCCAGGTGTTACAGTTATAATGCCGAGAACATACGATCACCTTGAGCTCAGAAGAATAGAGGGTGTGACCTCGGTGGCGGGACCAGTGGTGAATATTATTCTTGCTACACTAGGATTCTTGTTGATTAACCTATACTCAACTGTGTTGGACTCTTACCTAGGCTATGCTTATTATCTAGTGTACGTGAACGCGTGGATAGCGCTTTTCAATCTACTCCCGATTCCTCCGCTTGACGGGTCAAAAGTGTTCAAGTGGAATCCCGTAGTTTATCTACTATCCCTGGGCGTCTCAATATGGCTGTTTTTAATGATGGCGATTTATTAA
- a CDS encoding HD domain-containing protein: MTSLSITHSSKHFPLMFTWKIVSDPIYNYVTFNKEVEEPIVNSILLQRLRYILQLQTAHLVYPGAMHSRFQHSLGVMHLSGVVAQDYTDKIIALYGEEALEGFPARSLVEAARLAGLLHDVGHAAFGHAFEEMVVWKNKKIPPELNNHEKIGVKLVEQLLEDELLKLEKNHDLPHLTEILLELLRENEPSAKILNVYRWIIKDSLYPTDIIDFLRRDSYYTGASEYGYIHHERLYLNTYPLRMKDNYILVLDRTAWGEFREYMVAKAGMYEHVYYHSVNRAFDRVLNEIISRMDSKYNLSDRVLMISTGNPYPYLELTDVFMYKLMMEHALYANDEIGRLCRTIMIDRKPPIRRVGREYILYASKGLTHLKELLKIMFSQQYRERVQKSIYEEVVSAVRERGVDYEDIWIDVLDISPVSKSVLIPSGSSKKPNLKLFLGKKSGREITLDRKVDLLEEGLPLMIIFRAYIARDKYSVELEPVVSKALESSMESVLGLTRREYDEALKNLFQHIDSVEHKSMTM; this comes from the coding sequence GTGACATCTTTGAGCATAACACACTCAAGCAAGCATTTTCCATTGATGTTTACTTGGAAAATCGTCAGCGACCCGATATATAACTATGTTACATTCAACAAAGAGGTTGAAGAACCCATAGTTAATAGTATCCTGCTTCAAAGGCTCCGGTACATTCTACAGTTACAGACCGCGCATCTAGTATACCCTGGTGCAATGCACTCTAGGTTTCAACACAGCTTAGGCGTTATGCACCTGAGCGGGGTTGTAGCCCAAGATTATACAGATAAAATCATAGCTCTCTACGGTGAAGAAGCGCTAGAAGGGTTTCCGGCTAGAAGCCTCGTGGAGGCCGCGAGGCTTGCTGGATTGCTTCATGACGTGGGACATGCCGCTTTTGGTCACGCATTCGAGGAAATGGTTGTATGGAAAAACAAGAAAATCCCACCCGAGCTCAACAATCATGAGAAAATCGGGGTAAAGCTAGTGGAGCAACTTTTAGAGGACGAATTATTGAAACTTGAAAAAAACCATGACCTACCACACCTCACGGAAATCTTGCTCGAGCTTTTAAGGGAAAACGAGCCTAGTGCAAAAATTCTTAATGTTTATCGATGGATAATCAAGGACAGTCTCTATCCAACTGACATCATTGATTTTCTCAGACGAGACAGCTACTATACCGGGGCGAGCGAGTATGGTTATATTCATCACGAGAGACTATATTTAAACACCTATCCTCTCAGAATGAAAGACAACTATATCCTCGTATTGGACCGGACAGCGTGGGGGGAGTTTAGAGAATACATGGTTGCTAAAGCCGGCATGTACGAGCACGTTTACTACCACAGCGTTAATAGGGCCTTCGACCGTGTTTTAAACGAGATCATCTCCAGGATGGACTCGAAATATAACTTATCCGATAGGGTCTTAATGATTTCAACCGGAAACCCGTATCCCTACCTCGAGCTGACAGACGTGTTTATGTATAAGTTAATGATGGAACATGCTTTGTACGCCAATGATGAAATAGGGAGGCTTTGCAGGACAATAATGATTGACAGGAAACCCCCAATTAGGCGCGTGGGTCGTGAGTACATCCTGTATGCTTCCAAGGGGTTGACACACCTGAAAGAATTGTTGAAAATAATGTTTAGCCAGCAGTATAGGGAGCGGGTCCAGAAATCCATATATGAAGAAGTAGTTTCCGCTGTAAGAGAAAGAGGAGTTGATTACGAGGACATATGGATTGACGTCTTAGATATCTCCCCTGTATCCAAGAGCGTGTTGATACCTAGCGGCTCGAGCAAAAAACCCAATCTTAAACTCTTCCTGGGCAAGAAATCGGGGAGAGAAATTACTTTAGACAGAAAGGTTGACTTGTTAGAGGAAGGGTTGCCCTTAATGATTATTTTCCGAGCATATATTGCGAGGGATAAATACAGTGTAGAGCTGGAACCTGTTGTTTCCAAAGCGCTAGAGTCCTCTATGGAGTCAGTCTTAGGCTTGACAAGGAGAGAATATGATGAAGCATTAAAGAACTTGTTCCAACATATAGATTCGGTAGAACATAAAAGCATGACTATGTAG
- a CDS encoding HTH domain-containing protein — MVAESKTIKEKVYEALKNAKTPLSPKQIAQITGLNYNTVRARLSDLRKENKASRLPEGWVAK; from the coding sequence ATGGTCGCGGAATCTAAAACCATTAAGGAGAAAGTATATGAAGCATTGAAGAATGCTAAAACACCATTAAGTCCCAAACAAATCGCGCAAATCACCGGGCTAAACTATAACACCGTGAGAGCAAGACTTAGCGACCTTAGAAAAGAGAACAAGGCTTCGCGTTTGCCTGAGGGCTGGGTTGCGAAATAG